The Gammaproteobacteria bacterium genomic interval GACGGACGGGCGCATCTGAACGCCTATCTCGACGACCACGCCTTTCTAATCGACGCCTTGCTTGAGTCGCTGCAACTGCAGTGGCGCACCGAATATCTCGAATTCGCGATCGGCCTGGCGGAGGTCCTGCTGGAACACTTTGAGGACCGCGAGTCCGGCGGGTTCTTCTTCACCTCGGACGATCACGAATCCCTGCTGCAGCGACCCAAACCGCTGATGGACGAGTCGACGCCCGCGGGAAACGCGATCGCGGCCCTTGCCCTGAACCGTTTGGGGCTGCTCCTCGGCGAGACGCGGTATATCTCAGCCGCCGAACGATCCCTGGCATTCGCCGGTACCCGCATCGCCTCCGCCCCGCATGCGCACGCATGGATGCTGATCGCCGCGCATGAGCTCTCGACACCGCCTGGGATCGTCATCCTGCGCGGCAATCCCCGGGGAATGACTGCGTGGGAAACGAGCCTGGCGGAAATCTACATCCCGGACTGCCTGGTGCTTTCGATACCGGAAGGGGTCGCCGGCCTCCCGAGGTCCGTGGCGACCAAGTCGCCACGCGGTGAAATCGTCGCCTATCACTGCACCGGTACTACCTGTTCACCCCCGATCTCAACCCTGGCAGAACTGCTGGAACGGCTCGGGCCGGACCCGGGCAAGGCCAACACGTCACACCCCGTCTGACCGACAAAGGTTACGAGCCCGCCGACCGATATCGACACGGTATAACCTCGTCCATCGCCGGACAATCCGACGAAGGGTCGTATTTGTCGAAAATAGTAGTATCAATTATTATAATAATCATATAATATATTCTTATATTATTAATCATCGTCGTAGGGGCTACGGCCACGGCGTTCCCTACTATGGCTACCCTTACTACGGCGGCTACGACTATGCGCCTTACGCGGCTCCCTATGCGGCTCCGGTTGCCCCCGTCGCCCCCCAGGCTCCCGCCGAGGCGCAGTAAGTTCCGATCGCACCGCCTTCCCGGTCGTAACGACCGGACATTGGTTCAGGGACGATCTTTCCGGGGATTTTGTCACGGATAGATGAGTCAGGGACGAGGAAACGGGGCTGTTCGCAAGATCAGCCCCGTTTTTTCGGTCATAGAAACGGAATCGGACTGCGATGAGTGTTCAACCAGTGGGGCCTGGACCCCGACGAGGGTAATGGGTCGACCCCATCGTCTATCTCTATCAGGTCCATCCCTGACTCGGCCAGACCCAGGCCGCGTTCGCGTGGGACGCCGGGACCTGGAATCGCCTCTCACCAGCTTTCTTTTTCCGCGAAAATCGCCATCAACGGCGGCCGCTGAACCGATGACACTCCAGGCACGATACGGTTAGAATCAATCCGCGATCCGATCGCGGCCCGTAGTCTTTAGAGTGGCCTTTACCGCCACGAAGGCACAGGCAATCCCGATCGGTGATTCTGTCTCCCCACACTCCGCGGCACTCATGTCATCCGCCGGATTGTCGTCCCTATGGCCTGATCGACGGGTGAACCGACGCGTGCGTGGACACATCGAACGGATAACCGCATGCCCCATCGCAGCCACCGTCTCCGACTCTCGACTTTTACCCTGATCGCGACCCTATTGTCGGGCCTGCCCGGCCCCTCGCAGGCGGCGGGGAGCCATGCGATATCGCTGCACGGCGACCCGAAGTACGGGCCGGACTTCCAGCACTTCGACTACGCCGATCCCGAGGCGGTCAAGGGAGGTGACGTCAGGCTCCATTCCATCGGAACCTTCGATACCCTCAATCCCTACACGCTCAAGGGTGTCCCGGCCGCGGGTCTGAACGGCTTGTTCGATACCCTCACCGAGCATGCCGCCGACGAGGCGTTCACCGAATACGGCCTGCTGGCCGAGTCCATCGAACTTGCACCGGACAATTCCGCCGTTACGTTTGCGCTGCGGCCCGAGGCGCGATTTCACGACGGCAGCCCGGTTGCCGTCGAGGACGTCATCTTCACCTTCGAAACCCTGAAGACCCAGGGGCATCCCTTCTACCGCTCCTACTACGCGAATGTCGAACGGGCGGAGAAGACCGGGGATCGCAAGGTCACCTTCCGATTCAGTTCGAACGACAACCGCGAACTGCCCCTGATCGTCGGCCAGATGCCCGTGCTGTCCCGCGCCTACTGGAAAGACCGGGACTTTCAGAAGACCACCCTGGAGGCGCCGCTGGGCAGCGGACCCTATACGGTGGAGTCCGTCGACCCCGGACGTTCGATCACCTACCGAAGAAACCCGGACTACTGGGGCGCAGACCTGCCGGTCAACCGGGGCAGACACAATTTCGACCGGATTCGCTACGACTACTATCGCGACGGGACCGTCGCGCTGGAGGCCTTCAAGGCCGGGGAGTACGACTTCCGCCTGGAGAACGTGTCGAAAGACTGGGCGACGGGTTACGACGGTCCGGCGCTGCGCTCAGGCGTCATCGTCAAGGAGAACATTCCGAACCAGCAACCGACCGGCATGCAGGGCTTCGTCTTCAACACGCGGAACGAGCTGTTCGCGGACCCCCGCGTGCGCGAGGCACTGACCCTGGCCTTCGACTTCGAATGGACCAACGAGAACCTGTTCTACGGAGCATACGACCGGACGAAGAGCTACTTCTCGAATTCCGAGCTCGCCTCGCAGGGATCGCCAACGGAGGCGGAACTCCGGATCCTAGAGCCCTTTCGGGGCAAGATCCCGGACGCGGTCTTCGCGGGCAACCCGCAGCCCCCCGTTACCGACGGTTCCGGCAACGCGCGCGCCAACCTCCGCAAGGCCGCGAAACTGCTGAAGTCCGCCGGATGGGTCGTGAGGGACGGCAGGCTCGTCAATGGGTCCACCGGAAAGCCATTTGAGTTCGAACTCATGCTGGTCAGCCCCGCCTTCGAGCGCGTGTCGCTGCCCTACGGGCGCAACCTGAAGCGCCTGGGCATCGACATGCGGGTCCGCACCGTGGACAGCGCCCAGTACCAGAAGCGCCTGGACACCTTCGACTTCGACATGGTGGTGGCGACGTTCCCGCAATCGCTGTCGCCCGGCAACGAGCAGCGGGATTTCTGGACGTCGGAAAAGGCGACCGAGCCGGGCAGCCGCAACCTCGCCGGGGTCAGGGATCCCGTGGTGGACGAACTGGTCGAGGCGGTCATCAATGCACCGGACCGCCAGAGCCTGGTCGACCAAACGCGGGCGCTGGACCGAGTGCTTCTCGCCGGACACTACGTGGTTCCTCACTGGCACCTGCGCAGCTTCCGCGTGGCCTATCGGGACCGTTTCTCCCGCCCGGCCACCTCCCCTCCCTACGCGCTGGGATTCGATACCTGGTGGGTGGACCCCGAGAAGGACCGGGCGCTTGCCGGGAAGTCCGGTCGAACAAGACCCTGACCCGCGCATCGCATGACCGCCTATATCATCCGGCGCCTGTTGCTCATCGTCCCCACATTGCTGGGGATCATGGTGATCAACTTCGTCATCGTCCAGGCGGCCCCGGGGGGGCCGGTCGAGCGTATGATCGCCCAGCTCAAGGGCCACGGCGTGGAGGCCACGGCCCGGCTCGGCGGCGGGACCGGCAGCGAGACGGGGGGGGCGAGCGGAATGGCCGCATCCGCCACGGGATCGGAGACATACCGCGGTTCCAGGGGTCTGGATCCCGAACTGATCGCGGATATCGAGCGACTGTACGGCTTCGACAAGCCGGCGCACGAACGCCTGCTGACGATGATCGGCAACTACGCACGATTCGACTTCGGCGACAGCTTCTACAGCGACCGCTCGGTCATCGGTCTGGTGATCGAGAAGATGCCGGTGTCGATCTCCCTGGGCCTGTGGACGACCCTGCTGGTCTATCTGATCTCGATCCCGCTGGGCATTTCGAAGGCCGTACGCGACGGGTCGACCTACGATGTCTGGACCAGCACGTTGGTGATTATCGGCTACGCAATACCCGGGTTCCTTTTCGCGGTCCTGCTGATCGTGGTTTTCGCCGGTGGCAGCTACCTCGACTGGTTTCCCCTGCGCGGGCTCGTCTCGGAGAACTGGGAGGCGCTCAGCTGGCCACGCCGGATCCTGGACTACTTCTGGCACATCACGCTACCCGTCGCGGCCATGGTCATCGGGGGATTCGCGAGCCTGACCATGCTGACCAAGAACTCCT includes:
- a CDS encoding extracellular solute-binding protein encodes the protein MPHRSHRLRLSTFTLIATLLSGLPGPSQAAGSHAISLHGDPKYGPDFQHFDYADPEAVKGGDVRLHSIGTFDTLNPYTLKGVPAAGLNGLFDTLTEHAADEAFTEYGLLAESIELAPDNSAVTFALRPEARFHDGSPVAVEDVIFTFETLKTQGHPFYRSYYANVERAEKTGDRKVTFRFSSNDNRELPLIVGQMPVLSRAYWKDRDFQKTTLEAPLGSGPYTVESVDPGRSITYRRNPDYWGADLPVNRGRHNFDRIRYDYYRDGTVALEAFKAGEYDFRLENVSKDWATGYDGPALRSGVIVKENIPNQQPTGMQGFVFNTRNELFADPRVREALTLAFDFEWTNENLFYGAYDRTKSYFSNSELASQGSPTEAELRILEPFRGKIPDAVFAGNPQPPVTDGSGNARANLRKAAKLLKSAGWVVRDGRLVNGSTGKPFEFELMLVSPAFERVSLPYGRNLKRLGIDMRVRTVDSAQYQKRLDTFDFDMVVATFPQSLSPGNEQRDFWTSEKATEPGSRNLAGVRDPVVDELVEAVINAPDRQSLVDQTRALDRVLLAGHYVVPHWHLRSFRVAYRDRFSRPATSPPYALGFDTWWVDPEKDRALAGKSGRTRP
- a CDS encoding microcin C ABC transporter permease YejB, with the translated sequence MTAYIIRRLLLIVPTLLGIMVINFVIVQAAPGGPVERMIAQLKGHGVEATARLGGGTGSETGGASGMAASATGSETYRGSRGLDPELIADIERLYGFDKPAHERLLTMIGNYARFDFGDSFYSDRSVIGLVIEKMPVSISLGLWTTLLVYLISIPLGISKAVRDGSTYDVWTSTLVIIGYAIPGFLFAVLLIVVFAGGSYLDWFPLRGLVSENWEALSWPRRILDYFWHITLPVAAMVIGGFASLTMLTKNSFLDEINKQYVVTARAKGGTERRVLFGHVFRNAMLIVVAGFPGAFVGVLFTSSLLIEVIFSLDGLGLLGFNSAINRDYPVLFGTLYIFTLLGLLLNLLGDLMYVVIDPRIDFETREV